A region of Esox lucius isolate fEsoLuc1 chromosome 3, fEsoLuc1.pri, whole genome shotgun sequence DNA encodes the following proteins:
- the cactin gene encoding cactin has protein sequence MDSKKQHRSGSSSRNRDRNRSKISRSRSPKEKRGRSRTDDRNKYSRKNVRSESDSSDSSCGYARQQRPHSNDHSDSRSDSDRDRRRKMKSKSKDKSSSDSDDPKRRKKREKKKRRREDKGDMRRGRSRSQSDSGSSAERNRGRDVGSTYRERRWRRSADRGSRSPSIDRERQMREKVKDRSRERSRDRERSRQKSEDRGRKERSSGRDQRDREGKKHRSGSSDSSESSGSDHGARGGSPASGGAGHSAREEKKKQRDLLKALETPEEKRARRLAKKEAKERKKREKMGWSEEYMGYTNADNPFGDNNLLGTFKWQKALDKKGIGHLGEKDLKDRNKRIQEENRRELQKVKQLRLEREREKAMRETELEMLQREKEAEHFKTWAEQEDNFHLHQAKLRSKIRIRDGRAKPIDLLAKYISAEDDDLAVEMHEPYTFLNGLTVTDMDDLLEDIKVYMELEQGKNVDFWRDMTIITEDEISKLRKLEASGKGPGDRRDGINTSVSTDVQIVFKGKTYSQLQALNLNIETKIRAGGSNLDIGYWESLLQQVRVYMARARLRERHQDVLRQKLFKLKQEQGVESEPLFPIIKEEPEEEAVTEQGEDATSEKPGPSSPSTNQERETGENDDQVAGPSTEGEGEKEGDGEVVEAVLTEEDLIQQSQSEYDSGRYSPTLLLPGELPLDTHTITAEEDAQKLHVSRRQLAVTGDANENAEDEFVRRAKQGMGGDEAQFSVELPLTGKMYLWADKYRPRKPRFFNRVHTGFEWNKYNQTHYDFDNPPPKIVQGYKFNIFYPDLINKRSTPQYFLEPSPDNKDFGVLRFHAGPPYEDIAFKIVNREWEYSHRHGFRCQFANGIFQLWFHFKRYRYRR, from the exons ATGGATTCTAAAAAGCAACATAGGTCTGGCTCTAGTAGTCGGAACCGGGACCGAAACAGGTCCAAAATAAGCAGATCAAGGTCGCCAAAAGAAAAGAGAGGCCGGAGTCGGACCGATGATCGGAACAAATATTCTCGCAAAAATGTGCGTTCTGAGAGCGACAGCTCGGACAGCAGTTGTGGATATGCGAGGCAACAACGGCCTCATAGCAATGATCACTCCGACTCAAGAAGTGACTCAGACAGGGATAGAAGACGTAAAATGAAGAGCAAATCAAAAGACAAATCCAG CTCTGACTCAGATGATccaaagaggaggaagaaaagagagaaaaagaagcgAAGAAGAGAAGACAAAGGAGACATGAGACGGGGCAGAAGCCGGTCCCAGTCTGACTCAGGGTCCAGTGCAGAGCGGAATAGAGGTAGGGATGTAGGAAGCACgtacagagagaggaggtggcGGAGGAGTGCAGACAGAGGGAGCAGAAGCCCCAGCATAGACAGGGAACGACAGATgagggagaaagtgaaggacaggagcagagagagaagtCGTGACCgagagagaagcagacagaagagtgaagacagagggaggaaggagagaagcAGTGGGAGAGACcaaagggacagagaggggaagaaaCATCGTTCTGGCTCCTCAGACTCGTCCGAAAGTTCTGGGTCGGACCACGGGGCCCGCGGAGGCTCCCCGGCATCTGGAGGGGCTGGGCACTCTGCccgagaagaaaagaaaaaacagagagaTCTGCTGAAGGCCCTGGAGACCCCAGAAGAGAAGAGAGCTAGGCGACTAGCCAAGAAGGAGGccaaggagagaaagaagagggagaagaTGGGTTGGAGTGAAGAGTATATGGGCTACACCAATGCAGATAACCCCTTTGGAGATAACAACTTGCTTGGCACCTTCAAATGGCAAAAA GCTTTGGACAAGAAGGGTATTGGTCACCTAGGTGAGAAGGATCTGAAGGACAGAAACAAACGCATCCAGGAGGAGAATCGCAGAGAGCTGCAGAAG GTGAAGCAGCTGCgtctggagagggagagagagaaggccaTGAGAGAAACTGAGCTGGAGATgctgcagagagagaaggaggcgGAGCATTTTAAAACCTGGGCGGAGCAAGAGGACAACTTCCACCTGCATCAGGCCAAGCTACG GTCTAAGATCCGTATCCGTGATGGCCGTGCCAAGCCAATAGACCTGTTGGCTAAGTACATCAGTGCTGAGGATGATGACCTGGCTGTGGAGATGCACGAACCTTACACCTTCCTCAATGGACTCACTGTCACTGACATGGATGACCTGCTTGAAGACATTAAG GTGTACATGGAGTTGGAGCAGGGGAAAAACGTGGACTTTTGGAGGGACATGACCATCATAACAGAGGATGAGATCAGCAAGCTGCGGAAGCTGGAGGCCTCTGGAAAAGGCCCAG GTGACCGGCGTGATGGCATTAACACGTCAGTGAGCACCGATGTTCAGATAGTGTTCAAGGGAAAGACGTACAGCCAGCTCCAGGCGCTGAACCTCAACATTGAGACCAAGATCCGCGCTGGCGGATCCAATCTGGACATAGGCTACTGGGAGAGCCTGCTGCAACAAGTCAGGGTGTACATGGCCCGAGCACG GCTGAGAGAGAGGCACCAAGATGTGTTGCGTCAGAAGCTGTTCAAGCTGAAACAGGAGCAGGGCGTGGAGAGTGAGCCTCTCTTCCCGATCATCAAGGAGGAACCCGAGGAGGAGGCTGT AACGGAGCAAGGGGAAGATGCTACCTCGGAGAAGCCTggcccctcctctccttccaccAATCAGGAGAGAGAAACCGGGGAGAACGATGACCAAGTGGCGGGCCCATCCacggagggggagggggagaaggagggagatggggaggtggTGGAGGCTGTACTGACTGAGGAGGATTTGATCCAGCAGAGCCAGTCGGAGTATGACTCAGGCCGTTACAGTCCCACACTGCTTCTGCCTGGGGAGCTGCCGCTGGACACGCACACCATCACGGCTGAAGAGGACGCACAGAAACTACACGTCTCACGCCGACAGCTCGCCGTCACAG GTGATGCAAATGAGAACGCGGAGGATGAGTTTGTGCGTCGCGCCAAACAGGGCATGGGCGGAGACGAGGCTCAGTTCAGTGTTGAGCTCCCCCTCACGGGGAAGATGTATCTGTGGGCTGATAAATACCGTCCCCGGAAACCACGTTTCTTCAACAGGGTCCACACAGGCTTTGAGTGGAACAAATATAACCAGACCCATTATGACTTTGACAACCCTCCACCAAAGATTGTCCAAGGCTACAAGTTCAACATCTTCTACCCAGACTTGATCAACAAACGTTCCACACCGCAGTACTTCCTTGAACCCAGTCCAGACAACAAGGACTTTGGGGTTCTTCGGTTCCACGCGGGCCCACCTTATGAGGACATTGCATTTAAGATTGTGAACCGTGAATGGGAGTACTCTCACCGCCATGGTTTTCGCTGTCAGTTTGCCAATGGGATTTTTCAGCTGTGGTTCCACTTTAAGAGGTACCGCTACAGGAGATAG